The following are encoded together in the Nocardia sp. XZ_19_385 genome:
- a CDS encoding TetR/AcrR family transcriptional regulator, with product MSSTRREHILDAARELIVRDGYASVSMHAIARAAGLTRPAVYAEFSDRDGLFDALLDREEERALLMASAAIPEAEPGADPAEIALRATDIFLDVVLEAPETWRFVLMPGEGMPRAAYERVAGGRAALRVRTQAMLGIVAAMGDTEIDAELFSYAVISAAETAARLVLAEDGPQRRDAVASTLHWLTRRAVASTGLGRG from the coding sequence GTGTCGTCCACGCGCCGCGAGCACATCCTCGACGCGGCCCGCGAACTGATCGTCCGGGACGGCTACGCCAGCGTCAGCATGCACGCCATCGCCCGCGCCGCCGGTCTCACCCGCCCCGCCGTCTATGCCGAATTCAGCGACCGCGACGGCCTTTTCGACGCCCTGCTGGACCGGGAGGAGGAGCGGGCGCTGCTCATGGCCTCGGCGGCCATCCCGGAGGCCGAGCCCGGCGCCGACCCGGCCGAGATCGCGCTGCGCGCCACCGACATCTTCCTCGATGTCGTGCTCGAAGCCCCCGAAACCTGGCGGTTCGTGCTGATGCCCGGTGAGGGCATGCCGCGCGCAGCCTACGAGCGCGTCGCCGGCGGCCGTGCGGCGCTGCGTGTCCGGACCCAGGCCATGCTGGGGATTGTCGCGGCCATGGGGGACACCGAGATCGACGCCGAGTTGTTCAGTTACGCGGTGATCAGCGCCGCGGAAACCGCCGCCCGCCTGGTGCTGGCCGAGGACGGCCCGCAGCGCCGCGACGCGGTCGCGAGCACCCTGCACTGGCTGACCCGCCGCGCGGTCGCCTC